In one Dermochelys coriacea isolate rDerCor1 chromosome 20, rDerCor1.pri.v4, whole genome shotgun sequence genomic region, the following are encoded:
- the BIN2 gene encoding bridging integrator 2 has translation MADGKTGGAGQFAKQVQKRFSRAQEKVLQKLGKTVETKDEQFEQSAYDFQQQQIEGQKLYKDLKAFLSAVKVMHESSRKVSETLHEIYNVEWDGHGDLKAIAESNDLLWEDYEEKLADQAVRTMENYMAQFGEIKERIAKRGRKVVDYDSARHHLEALQNAKKKDEAKIAKAEEEFYKAQAVFEDLNKELREELPVLYNSRISCYVTIFQNISNLRDIFYKEMSKLNHDLYEVMSKLEKQHSSKVFIIKGVPSNRRSLVISSPVSRPPVVFTSLANASDGTPELPPNNSTCHAGESVPSTAEGDAASSDGSGIQDERPASPAAVLTPDKRESMSAAEVESGSSGASEIQHENQTGTLEEPSTVTEGSYQGVEDVAAAMAAEILSAAIAEAVDKAKTSLPPSDGASAQTQTPESLEADASNLQGGNECSVLHVSNEIPSLQAPPSPDLREETNPSGDTQPTASQQESSQPRNRMPLGEVLVCPENATYPPDEDASPLTPVHEVHQGPASTHGSSPPEAEEWANGQKQPQPETERIICQPSREAEEDRGSEGSMEELNIYPTVTEMQIMFGFTPDGETGSSSHELPVGFLFKAQAIQTHTSDDENHLQFKEGEIILVVSNSQAQEEGFLTGFKESDWKVNRDLLQKRAFPQDLIRPISSK, from the exons ATGGCAGACGGCAAGACAGGAGGAGCCGGGCAGTTTGCAAAACAGGTCCAAAAGCGATTTAGCCGAGCCCAAGAGAAG GTGTTGCAGAAACTGGGCAAGACGGTAGAAACCAAAGATGAGCAATTCGAGCAAAGCGCTTATGATTTCCAGCAGCAACAG ATTGAAGGCCAGAAACTCTACAAGGATCTTAAGGCTTTCCTCAGTGCTGTGAAAG TGATGCAcgaaagttccaggaaagtgtcGGAAACCCTGCATGAAATTTACAATGTGGAATGGGATGGACACGGGGACTTGAAAGCCATTGCAGAG AGCAATGATCTCTTGTGGGAAGACTATGAGGAAAAACTAGCTGACCAGGCGGTGAGAACCATGGAGAATTACATGGCTCAGTTTGGTGAAATCAAG GAGCGAATCGCTAAGCGGGGGCGGAAGGTGGTGGATTACGACAGCGCCAGGCATCACCTGGAGGCGCTGCAGAATGCCAAGAAGAAAGATGAAGCTAAGATTGCAAAG GCTGAAGAGGAATTCTACAAAGCGCAGGCTGTGTTTGAGGATCTTAACAAAGAGCTTCGAGAGGAGCTTCCGGTTCTTTATAACAG CCGCATTTCTTGCTACGTGACCATCTTCCAGAATATTTCCAATTTAAGAGACATCTTCTACAAGGAGATGAGTAAG CTGAACCACGACTTGTATGAGGTGATGAGCAAACTGGAAAAGCAGCACTCCAGCAAAGTCTTTATCATTAAAGGGGTGCCGAG TAACAGGCGCtcgctggtcatctcctccccggTGAGTCGTCCTCCTGTCGTTTTCACATCACTGGCAAATGCTTCAGATGGGACCCCTGAGCTTCCTCCAAACAATTCAACGTGTCACGCGGGAGAATCTGTTCCTTCAACAGCGGAGGGGGATGCTGCATCCTCTGATGGCAGCGGAATCCAGGATGAGCGGCCGGCATCTCCTGCTGCTGTTTTGACCCCCGACAAGAGAGAGTCCATGTCAGCAGCAGAGGTGGAGTCCGGGTCCTCTGGTGCCAGTGAAATCCAGCATGAGAATCAAACTGGGACTCTGGAGGAACCCAGCACAGTGACAGAGGGGTCGTACCAGGGAGTTGAAGATGTTGCAGCAGCTATGGCTGCAGAGATTCTATCTGCCGCTATCGCTGAGGCTGTGGACAAAGCCAAAACATCTCTGCCGCCCTCTGATGGTGCATCAGCCCAAACCCAGACTCCAGAAAGCCTGGAGGCCGATGCTAGCAACCTGCAGGGGGGAAATGAATGCTCTGTACTCCACGTGAGCAATGAAATCCCATCTCTGCAAGCACCCCCTTCACCTGACTTGAGAGAGGAGACCAACCCATCAGGAGATACCCAACCCACAGCTTCCCAGCAAGAATCAAGTCAGCCAAGAAACAGGATGCCCCTCGGTGAGGTTTTAGTTTGCCCTGAAAATGCCACATACCCTCCTGATGAAGATGCTTCCCCTCTCACCCCAGTCCATGAAGTCCATCAAGGCCCAGCCAGCACCCATGGCTCCAGTCCACCCGAAGCAGAGGAATGGGCCAATGGCCAGAAGCAGCCACAGCCAGAGACTGAGAGGATCATTTGCCAGCCAAGCAGGGAGGCCGAAGAGGACCGGGGCAGCGAGGGGAGCATGGAAGAACTAAACATTTACCCAACGGTGACTGAAATGCAG ATTATGTTTGGCTTCACTCCAGATGGTgaaacaggcagcagcagccatgagctgcCTGTGGGCTTCCTCTTCAAG GCTCAAGCAATCCAGACTCACACGTCAGATGATGAAAATCATCTGCAGTTCAAGGAAGGGGAGATAATTCTGGTGGTATCCAACTCTCAGGCCCAG GAAGAAGGATTTCTGACCGGCTTCAAAGAGAGTGACTGGAAGGTGAACCGGGATCTCCTACAGAAGAGAGCTTTCCCCCAAGATCTCATCAGACCCATCTCCTCCAAATGA